The following are from one region of the Bradyrhizobium septentrionale genome:
- a CDS encoding phage tail protein: MADVSLEWHEDFTLDATGDLLVVDGDDEVRQRLERRLFTAVKGYVWHPDYGAGLPQKIGSTLSVPQIKAVCAAQLALEASVAPNPPARLNVTRSLTDPGLISIDIQFTDARTGASVSFTITA, encoded by the coding sequence ATGGCAGACGTCTCGCTGGAGTGGCACGAGGATTTCACGCTCGATGCTACGGGCGACCTGCTGGTCGTGGACGGCGACGACGAGGTCCGCCAGCGGCTGGAGCGTCGGCTGTTCACGGCCGTGAAGGGCTACGTCTGGCACCCCGACTATGGCGCGGGCCTGCCGCAGAAGATCGGCTCGACGCTCTCGGTCCCGCAAATCAAGGCGGTGTGCGCAGCACAGCTCGCGCTCGAAGCGTCCGTCGCTCCGAACCCGCCCGCACGGCTGAACGTGACCCGGTCGCTCACCGATCCGGGGCTCATCTCGATCGACATCCAATTCACGGACGCCAGGACCGGCGCCTCCGTCTCTTTCACGATCACGGCGTGA
- a CDS encoding contractile injection system protein, VgrG/Pvc8 family, which yields MAITSGVGKHSAWLNAGGRFLIERGQVQQSAQRKSSTFHCTIPISEKGAYDALAQIGGDDEVTIEVMTRGATSTLITGTINDVDFDYIGRKITVTGRDKSAGLHENKSSEKWVNKSTTDVVRDLIGRIGMVGKFDDMQNMAGKILEQDFVKLSDNVSYAYVIHKLAERDGARWWVDAQGVFHYAKFNSPTGTYSIYVDQSSMPVRSDCLHLRVTHNKQAGKTIEVDFKAWHPRDKKVHQHTTVIPGFGGTKRYGYHAPTLKQDQVEAHAKAQANEKARHELKVRATVVGDPSVAAGMGLSLQGTRYYDQTFDIDTVVHEFGMSGHTSHITARSAKSGRSAT from the coding sequence ATGGCGATCACGTCTGGCGTCGGAAAGCATTCGGCATGGCTGAATGCCGGTGGCCGCTTTCTCATCGAGCGCGGGCAGGTGCAGCAGAGCGCGCAGCGCAAGAGCTCCACCTTCCACTGCACGATCCCGATCAGCGAGAAGGGCGCCTATGACGCGCTGGCCCAGATCGGAGGAGACGACGAGGTCACCATCGAGGTGATGACGCGGGGCGCGACCAGCACGCTGATTACCGGAACCATCAACGACGTCGACTTCGACTACATCGGCCGGAAGATCACCGTCACCGGTCGCGACAAGTCGGCCGGACTGCACGAAAACAAGTCGAGCGAGAAGTGGGTCAACAAATCGACCACTGATGTCGTGAGGGACTTGATCGGCCGCATCGGCATGGTCGGCAAGTTCGACGACATGCAGAACATGGCGGGCAAGATCCTCGAGCAGGACTTCGTCAAGCTCTCCGACAACGTCAGCTACGCCTATGTCATCCACAAGCTCGCCGAGCGCGACGGCGCGCGGTGGTGGGTCGACGCGCAGGGCGTGTTTCACTACGCGAAGTTCAACAGCCCGACCGGCACCTATTCGATCTACGTCGATCAGAGCTCGATGCCGGTGAGGTCAGACTGCCTGCATCTGCGCGTGACCCACAACAAGCAAGCCGGCAAGACCATCGAGGTTGACTTCAAGGCCTGGCACCCAAGGGACAAGAAGGTCCACCAGCACACCACTGTCATCCCCGGCTTCGGCGGGACCAAGCGCTACGGATACCACGCGCCGACGCTAAAGCAGGATCAGGTCGAGGCGCACGCCAAGGCGCAAGCCAACGAGAAGGCGCGCCACGAACTCAAGGTGCGGGCCACCGTGGTCGGCGACCCATCGGTCGCCGCCGGCATGGGTCTCTCGCTTCAGGGCACCCGCTACTACGACCAGACCTTCGACATCGACACCGTCGTCCATGAGTTCGGCATGTCGGGTCACACCAGCCACATCACGGCGCGCTCCGCCAAATCAGGACGATCAGCAACATGA